The sequence AAACCGGCGTGAGAAAGGCCTGCTATTACGAGCCGGACATCAATCCGACCTACCACAAAATGGCTTGTCACTACGGCACAGTCATCATCCCCGCGCGGGTCGTCAAGCCCAAGGACAAGGCCAAGGTGGAATCGGCGGTTCTCCTGGCGGAACGATGGATCCTGGCGGCGCTGCGAAATCACACCTTCTTCAGTATCGAAGAATTAAACCGTGCCATTGCCCAGAAGCTCCAGGAACTCAATGATCGGAAGTTCCAGAAGATGGACGCGACTCGGAGAAGCCTCTACGAAACCATCGATCTTCCGGCCTTGAAGTCACTTCCTTCCACACCCTATGAATACGCCGAATGCAAGAAGGCTCGGGTCAACATCGATTATCACGTCGAAATCGATAAGCACTTCTACAGTGTTCCCTATCAGCTTGTCAAAGAACAGGTGGAGGTGTGGTTGACGACCGCCACCGTGGAGATACTCTTCAAGAACCGTCGCGTCGCCAGCCATCTGCGCAGTTATGAAAAATACCAACACACCACGTTGACGGAACACATGCCCAAGGCTCACCAGAAATACCTGGAGTGGACCCCCTCCCGGATCGTACGCTGGGCAGGCCAAAACGGTCTCAATACACGTGATCTGATTACCTGCATCATGGAGAACCGTCGACATCCGGAGCAGGGCTTCCGCTCCTGTCTGGGCATTATGCGACTGGTCAAAAGGTACTCGCAGGAGCGTGTTGAAGCCGCTTGCGGCCGCGCTCTCCATCTTAAAGCCTACAGTTACAAAAG comes from Syntrophales bacterium and encodes:
- the istA gene encoding IS21 family transposase, with product MAAERLSMRTIKEVLRLKWEKGFSNKQVAQSCNIARSTIREYVARAEKAGLSWPLSPDLDDSRLEALLFSSPAMDGSPHRGASDMEYMHRELARKSVTLRLLWLEYKAANPEGYQYSQYCLLYRQWGGKLDVSLRQSHRAGEKLFVDYAGQTISVTDSLTGETKEAVLFVAALGASSYTFVWASLSQDLPSWIEANVRALHFFGGVPDIIVPDNLKTGVRKACYYEPDINPTYHKMACHYGTVIIPARVVKPKDKAKVESAVLLAERWILAALRNHTFFSIEELNRAIAQKLQELNDRKFQKMDATRRSLYETIDLPALKSLPSTPYEYAECKKARVNIDYHVEIDKHFYSVPYQLVKEQVEVWLTTATVEILFKNRRVASHLRSYEKYQHTTLTEHMPKAHQKYLEWTPSRIVRWAGQNGLNTRDLITCIMENRRHPEQGFRSCLGIMRLVKRYSQERVEAACGRALHLKAYSYKSVESILKNNLDTQAVESPAAQDHPIVHYNIRGRKYYRSKEATHA